The Argiope bruennichi chromosome 9, qqArgBrue1.1, whole genome shotgun sequence genome contains a region encoding:
- the LOC129984821 gene encoding P-selectin-like isoform X3, producing MDLSALVTVCLLCLLLCEVWEASAQRQLNYGCNDNCRGGCVNNCGGCNCGSITCPALYPPENGYVEGQCNPGISGQSCFVLCDGGYAVSGANSRITCLPNGQWSSYPPYCRRTSGAICNTFSILNGDTDCVIDGGLTICRVSCNPGYMLVGSSVITCSPSGSWNEPLPSCRRSTPEVTNICPTLNAPEGGRLVGSCTAANSGDTCQLVCISGYRPSDTRVLICQTNGQWSNSLPRCLSSGCPDIQVPNAALSGTCDPGVPGQSCTVTCQAGYTLTGTSTLVCQTNGQWSGNIPTCSIRSCPGLQPPNSGGNSGSCNPGVVGQSCNFYCNTGYRLVGQSNLVCGSNGQWSGSPPQCANEGCPAINPPVNGGNSGSCTSATVGQSCSFTCDAGFTLNGQSTLYCQAGGRWSSAAPTCTAPTGCPDLNPPAYGGLSGQCRQATVGQSCSFTCQAGYTLAGQATLYCQAGGRWSSAVPTCNRATPAGCASLIAPNGGYMLGTCAPGRAGETCVFGCDEGFVLRGQRTLTCESGGQWSTNPPYCQRGETERGTCPILTPPPHGEFEECDNTAGGRCVVVCEQGYLRTGSRVRTCLGGGMWTGYAPTCTRKDCCD from the exons agttAAATTATGGTTGCAACGATAACTGCCGTGGTGGTTGTGTTAATAATTGCGGTGGTTGCAACTGTGGCAGTATTACTTGTCCTGCCTTGTATCCTCCAGAAAATGGTTATGTAGAAGGCCAGTGCAACCCAGGTATTAGTGGTCAATCCTGCTTTGTCCTCTGCGATGGCGGCTATGCAGTTTCTGGAGCGAATTCGAGAATCACATGTTTGCCCAATGGTCAATGGAGTTCTTATCCGCCGTACTGCAGAAGGACTAGTG GAGCCATCTGCAACACTTTCAGCATTCTGAATGGAGACACCGATTGCGTTATTGACGGCGGTCTCACTATTTGCAGAGTCAGTTGCAATCCTGGATATATGTTGGTGGGATCCTCTGTTATTACCTGCTCCCCCTCTGGCTCATGGAATGAACCGTTACCTTCCTGCCGAC GCAGCACTCCGGAAGTCACCAATATATGCCCAACGCTCAATGCCCCAGAAGGTGGGAGGCTAGTTGGTAGCTGTACGGCAGCTAACAGTGGGGATACCTGTCAGTTGGTGTGCATAAGTGGATATAGGCCTTCAGATACAAGAGTTCTCATCTGTCAAACAAATGGCCAATGGTCCAACTCCTTGCCTAGATGCCTCT CCAGTGGATGTCCTGATATCCAAGTGCCGAATGCAGCTCTTTCAGGAACATGTGACCCAGGTGTGCCAGGACAGTCTTGCACTGTCACATGTCAAGCAGGCTACACGCTTACAGGGACATCAACTCTAGTATGCCAGACAAATGGACAGTGGTCAGGAAATATACCCACATGCTCTA TTCGATCATGTCCTGGCCTCCAGCCTCCGAATTCAGGTGGTAATTCTGGATCTTGCAATCCCGGTGTTGTCGGTCAGTCGTGCAACTTCTATTGTAATACAGGTTACCGTCTCGTTGGACAATCGAATTTAGTTTGTGGAAGCAATGGCCAATGGTCAGGAAGTCCACCACAGTGTGCCA ATGAAGGTTGTCCAGCCATAAATCCACCCGTAAACGGAGGGAATTCTGGCTCGTGTACATCGGCCACGGTAGGTCAAAGTTGCAGTTTTACGTGTGATGCTGGATTTACACTGAATGGTCAATCTACGCTCTATTGTCAAGCTGGTGGAAGATGGTCCTCTGCTGCACCAACTTGCACAg CTCCAACAGGTTGCCCAGATCTCAATCCACCTGCATACGGTGGCCTATCTGGACAATGCAGACAAGCAACTGTTGGTCAGAGCTGTTCTTTCACCTGTCAAGCTGGGTATACTTTGGCAGGACAGGCAACGCTTTACTGTCAGGCGGGAGGTCGATGGTCTTCTGCCGTTCCCACCTGTAATA GGGCAACTCCAGCTGGTTGCGCCAGTTTAATCGCTCCTAACGGTGGTTACATGTTAGGGACATGTGCTCCAGGCAGAGCCGGGGAGACTTGTGTTTTTGGATGTGATGAAGGTTTCGTTCTTAGAGGACAGAGGACTCTGACGTGTGAATCAGGCGGACAATGGTCAACAAACCCACCATACTgccaaa gagGAGAAACTGAAAGAGGAACTTGCCCAATTTTAACTCCCCCACCTCACGGGGAGTTCGAGGAATGTGATAATACTGCAGGGGGTCGATGCGTGGTCGTGTGCGAACAAGGCTACTTGAGGACGGGATCTCGAGTTCGAACCTGCTTGGGGGGCGGGATGTGGACCGGCTACGCACCGACGTGCACCAGAAAA gaTTGTTGTGATTGA
- the LOC129984821 gene encoding P-selectin-like isoform X1, with product MDLSALVTVCLLCLLLCEVWEASAQRQLNYGCNDNCRGGCVNNCGGCNCGSITCPALYPPENGYVEGQCNPGISGQSCFVLCDGGYAVSGANSRITCLPNGQWSSYPPYCRRTSGAICNTFSILNGDTDCVIDGGLTICRVSCNPGYMLVGSSVITCSPSGSWNEPLPSCRRSTPEVTNICPTLNAPEGGRLVGSCTAANSGDTCQLVCISGYRPSDTRVLICQTNGQWSNSLPRCLSSGCPDIQVPNAALSGTCDPGVPGQSCTVTCQAGYTLTGTSTLVCQTNGQWSGNIPTCSIRSCPGLQPPNSGGNSGSCNPGVVGQSCNFYCNTGYRLVGQSNLVCGSNGQWSGSPPQCANEGCPAINPPVNGGNSGSCTSATVGQSCSFTCDAGFTLNGQSTLYCQAGGRWSSAAPTCTAPTGCPDLNPPAYGGLSGQCRQATVGQSCSFTCQAGYTLAGQATLYCQAGGRWSSAVPTCNRATPAGCASLIAPNGGYMLGTCAPGRAGETCVFGCDEGFVLRGQRTLTCESGGQWSTNPPYCQRGETERGTCPILTPPPHGEFEECDNTAGGRCVVVCEQGYLRTGSRVRTCLGGGMWTGYAPTCTRKVGYTTTYTYKLVPLWSLVFG from the exons agttAAATTATGGTTGCAACGATAACTGCCGTGGTGGTTGTGTTAATAATTGCGGTGGTTGCAACTGTGGCAGTATTACTTGTCCTGCCTTGTATCCTCCAGAAAATGGTTATGTAGAAGGCCAGTGCAACCCAGGTATTAGTGGTCAATCCTGCTTTGTCCTCTGCGATGGCGGCTATGCAGTTTCTGGAGCGAATTCGAGAATCACATGTTTGCCCAATGGTCAATGGAGTTCTTATCCGCCGTACTGCAGAAGGACTAGTG GAGCCATCTGCAACACTTTCAGCATTCTGAATGGAGACACCGATTGCGTTATTGACGGCGGTCTCACTATTTGCAGAGTCAGTTGCAATCCTGGATATATGTTGGTGGGATCCTCTGTTATTACCTGCTCCCCCTCTGGCTCATGGAATGAACCGTTACCTTCCTGCCGAC GCAGCACTCCGGAAGTCACCAATATATGCCCAACGCTCAATGCCCCAGAAGGTGGGAGGCTAGTTGGTAGCTGTACGGCAGCTAACAGTGGGGATACCTGTCAGTTGGTGTGCATAAGTGGATATAGGCCTTCAGATACAAGAGTTCTCATCTGTCAAACAAATGGCCAATGGTCCAACTCCTTGCCTAGATGCCTCT CCAGTGGATGTCCTGATATCCAAGTGCCGAATGCAGCTCTTTCAGGAACATGTGACCCAGGTGTGCCAGGACAGTCTTGCACTGTCACATGTCAAGCAGGCTACACGCTTACAGGGACATCAACTCTAGTATGCCAGACAAATGGACAGTGGTCAGGAAATATACCCACATGCTCTA TTCGATCATGTCCTGGCCTCCAGCCTCCGAATTCAGGTGGTAATTCTGGATCTTGCAATCCCGGTGTTGTCGGTCAGTCGTGCAACTTCTATTGTAATACAGGTTACCGTCTCGTTGGACAATCGAATTTAGTTTGTGGAAGCAATGGCCAATGGTCAGGAAGTCCACCACAGTGTGCCA ATGAAGGTTGTCCAGCCATAAATCCACCCGTAAACGGAGGGAATTCTGGCTCGTGTACATCGGCCACGGTAGGTCAAAGTTGCAGTTTTACGTGTGATGCTGGATTTACACTGAATGGTCAATCTACGCTCTATTGTCAAGCTGGTGGAAGATGGTCCTCTGCTGCACCAACTTGCACAg CTCCAACAGGTTGCCCAGATCTCAATCCACCTGCATACGGTGGCCTATCTGGACAATGCAGACAAGCAACTGTTGGTCAGAGCTGTTCTTTCACCTGTCAAGCTGGGTATACTTTGGCAGGACAGGCAACGCTTTACTGTCAGGCGGGAGGTCGATGGTCTTCTGCCGTTCCCACCTGTAATA GGGCAACTCCAGCTGGTTGCGCCAGTTTAATCGCTCCTAACGGTGGTTACATGTTAGGGACATGTGCTCCAGGCAGAGCCGGGGAGACTTGTGTTTTTGGATGTGATGAAGGTTTCGTTCTTAGAGGACAGAGGACTCTGACGTGTGAATCAGGCGGACAATGGTCAACAAACCCACCATACTgccaaa gagGAGAAACTGAAAGAGGAACTTGCCCAATTTTAACTCCCCCACCTCACGGGGAGTTCGAGGAATGTGATAATACTGCAGGGGGTCGATGCGTGGTCGTGTGCGAACAAGGCTACTTGAGGACGGGATCTCGAGTTCGAACCTGCTTGGGGGGCGGGATGTGGACCGGCTACGCACCGACGTGCACCAGAAAAGTTGGGTACACCACCACTTACACATACAAACTAGTGCCACTCTGGAGCCTCGTGTTCGGATAA
- the LOC129984821 gene encoding P-selectin-like isoform X2, translated as MDLSALVTVCLLCLLLCELNYGCNDNCRGGCVNNCGGCNCGSITCPALYPPENGYVEGQCNPGISGQSCFVLCDGGYAVSGANSRITCLPNGQWSSYPPYCRRTSGAICNTFSILNGDTDCVIDGGLTICRVSCNPGYMLVGSSVITCSPSGSWNEPLPSCRRSTPEVTNICPTLNAPEGGRLVGSCTAANSGDTCQLVCISGYRPSDTRVLICQTNGQWSNSLPRCLSSGCPDIQVPNAALSGTCDPGVPGQSCTVTCQAGYTLTGTSTLVCQTNGQWSGNIPTCSIRSCPGLQPPNSGGNSGSCNPGVVGQSCNFYCNTGYRLVGQSNLVCGSNGQWSGSPPQCANEGCPAINPPVNGGNSGSCTSATVGQSCSFTCDAGFTLNGQSTLYCQAGGRWSSAAPTCTAPTGCPDLNPPAYGGLSGQCRQATVGQSCSFTCQAGYTLAGQATLYCQAGGRWSSAVPTCNRATPAGCASLIAPNGGYMLGTCAPGRAGETCVFGCDEGFVLRGQRTLTCESGGQWSTNPPYCQRGETERGTCPILTPPPHGEFEECDNTAGGRCVVVCEQGYLRTGSRVRTCLGGGMWTGYAPTCTRKVGYTTTYTYKLVPLWSLVFG; from the exons agttAAATTATGGTTGCAACGATAACTGCCGTGGTGGTTGTGTTAATAATTGCGGTGGTTGCAACTGTGGCAGTATTACTTGTCCTGCCTTGTATCCTCCAGAAAATGGTTATGTAGAAGGCCAGTGCAACCCAGGTATTAGTGGTCAATCCTGCTTTGTCCTCTGCGATGGCGGCTATGCAGTTTCTGGAGCGAATTCGAGAATCACATGTTTGCCCAATGGTCAATGGAGTTCTTATCCGCCGTACTGCAGAAGGACTAGTG GAGCCATCTGCAACACTTTCAGCATTCTGAATGGAGACACCGATTGCGTTATTGACGGCGGTCTCACTATTTGCAGAGTCAGTTGCAATCCTGGATATATGTTGGTGGGATCCTCTGTTATTACCTGCTCCCCCTCTGGCTCATGGAATGAACCGTTACCTTCCTGCCGAC GCAGCACTCCGGAAGTCACCAATATATGCCCAACGCTCAATGCCCCAGAAGGTGGGAGGCTAGTTGGTAGCTGTACGGCAGCTAACAGTGGGGATACCTGTCAGTTGGTGTGCATAAGTGGATATAGGCCTTCAGATACAAGAGTTCTCATCTGTCAAACAAATGGCCAATGGTCCAACTCCTTGCCTAGATGCCTCT CCAGTGGATGTCCTGATATCCAAGTGCCGAATGCAGCTCTTTCAGGAACATGTGACCCAGGTGTGCCAGGACAGTCTTGCACTGTCACATGTCAAGCAGGCTACACGCTTACAGGGACATCAACTCTAGTATGCCAGACAAATGGACAGTGGTCAGGAAATATACCCACATGCTCTA TTCGATCATGTCCTGGCCTCCAGCCTCCGAATTCAGGTGGTAATTCTGGATCTTGCAATCCCGGTGTTGTCGGTCAGTCGTGCAACTTCTATTGTAATACAGGTTACCGTCTCGTTGGACAATCGAATTTAGTTTGTGGAAGCAATGGCCAATGGTCAGGAAGTCCACCACAGTGTGCCA ATGAAGGTTGTCCAGCCATAAATCCACCCGTAAACGGAGGGAATTCTGGCTCGTGTACATCGGCCACGGTAGGTCAAAGTTGCAGTTTTACGTGTGATGCTGGATTTACACTGAATGGTCAATCTACGCTCTATTGTCAAGCTGGTGGAAGATGGTCCTCTGCTGCACCAACTTGCACAg CTCCAACAGGTTGCCCAGATCTCAATCCACCTGCATACGGTGGCCTATCTGGACAATGCAGACAAGCAACTGTTGGTCAGAGCTGTTCTTTCACCTGTCAAGCTGGGTATACTTTGGCAGGACAGGCAACGCTTTACTGTCAGGCGGGAGGTCGATGGTCTTCTGCCGTTCCCACCTGTAATA GGGCAACTCCAGCTGGTTGCGCCAGTTTAATCGCTCCTAACGGTGGTTACATGTTAGGGACATGTGCTCCAGGCAGAGCCGGGGAGACTTGTGTTTTTGGATGTGATGAAGGTTTCGTTCTTAGAGGACAGAGGACTCTGACGTGTGAATCAGGCGGACAATGGTCAACAAACCCACCATACTgccaaa gagGAGAAACTGAAAGAGGAACTTGCCCAATTTTAACTCCCCCACCTCACGGGGAGTTCGAGGAATGTGATAATACTGCAGGGGGTCGATGCGTGGTCGTGTGCGAACAAGGCTACTTGAGGACGGGATCTCGAGTTCGAACCTGCTTGGGGGGCGGGATGTGGACCGGCTACGCACCGACGTGCACCAGAAAAGTTGGGTACACCACCACTTACACATACAAACTAGTGCCACTCTGGAGCCTCGTGTTCGGATAA